A genome region from Gigantopelta aegis isolate Gae_Host chromosome 3, Gae_host_genome, whole genome shotgun sequence includes the following:
- the LOC121368907 gene encoding uncharacterized protein LOC121368907, whose translation MFLSKDQILEQCPCTVSISDDIAVVGKNTEEHDKNLKTLMEKAREHGLVFNPGKCKIRTKIIKLYGIVVGAEGVHPDPNKVKDKKRNKTASRPQLHEFLGMATYMSLFIQNVKQHSAPLEELIKKGLQPNQRYYMQENYAHLF comes from the coding sequence ATGTTTTTGAGCAAGGACCAGATCCTCGAACAATGCCCATGTACAGTCAGTATCTCGGATGACATAGCTGTGGTAGGCAAGAACACCGAAGAACACGACAAAAACCTTAAAACTCTTATGGAAAAAGCAAGAGAACATGGCCTTGTCTTCAATCCAGGCAAGTGTAAGATTCGtaccaaaataattaaattatatggtATTGTTGTCGGTGCTGAAGGTGTGCATCCTGACCCGAACAAAGTAAAGgacaagaaaagaaataaaacagccTCAAGACCCCAGTTACACGAATTCTTAGGAATGGCGACTTACATGAGCCTTTTCATACAAAACGTGAAACAACATTCCGCTCCCTTGGAAGAATTGATCAAGAAAGGTCTTCAACCAAATCAAAGATATTATATGCAAGAGAATTACGCTCACTTATTTTGA
- the LOC121368904 gene encoding uncharacterized protein K02A2.6-like has translation MAKLKASLTSDQLMAYFDTNASTELVVDASPVGLAAILYQITGDKRRIISYASRVLTPHQPGKDNPADYMSQHPANMSTLAAEATSVTESYVSFITSHAVPKAMTLTEIKQQTVLDNDLQQVIGAVVNNNWHAIANTTAYRSYWHIREELTAISDGDILLRGNRLIIPKNLQQRAIDIAHQGHQGIVKTKQLLREKVWFPGIDNLVEEKLSKCLPCQAAIPSDKQEPYQMSELPDCPWQNISVDFCGPFPSEEYLLVLIDEYYRYPLVYVVTSTSAKATISKLEHAMSLFGIPDVIKTDTGPPFNSRDIC, from the exons ATGGCTAAGTTGAAGGCAAGCTTGACGAGTGATCAGCTAATGGCATACTTTGACACAAATGCCAGCACAGAGCTCGTAGTTGATGCAAGCCCAGTTGGTCTCGCTGCTATTCTCTACCAAATCACAGGAGACAAACGCAGAATAATCTCCTACGCCAGTCGAGTTCTTACTCCA CATCAACCAGGAAAAGACAACCCAGCTGACTACATGTCGCAGCATCCAGCAAACATGTCAACACTAGCAGCGGAAGCTACATCAGTCACAGAAAGTTATGTTAGTTTCATAACTTCTCATGCAGTTCCGAAGGCTATGACACTGACTGAAATCAAACAACAAACTGTGCTTGACAATGATTTACAGCAAGTCATCGGTGCAGTTGTGAACAATAACTGGCATGCCATTGCTAATACAACAGCTTACAGATCATATTGGCATATTAGGGAAGAACTAACTGCCATTTCAGATGGTGACATCCTCCTTCGAGGAAACAGACTGATAATACCTAAAAATCTTCAACAGCGTGCCATTGACATTGCTCATCAAGGGCACCAAGGCATAGTGAAGACGAAACAACTACTCAGAGAAAAAGTTTGGTTTCCAGGCATTGACAATCTTGTAGAGGAAAAACTTTCCAAATGCTTACCATGCCAAGCTGCCATACCATCTGACAAACAAGAACCATACCAAATGTCAGAACTACCTGACTGCCCTTGGCAAAACATCAGTGTAGACTTCTGTGGACCGTTCCCATCTGAGGAATACTTGCTTGTTCTCATTGATGAATATTACCGATATCCATTAGTTTATGTTGTGACATCCACATCTGCCAAAGCTACAATTTCTAAGTTAGAACATGCCATGTCACTGTTTGGCATTCCTGATGTTATCAAGACGGATACTGGACCACCGTTTAATAGTCGAGACATTTGCTGA